TTGAATTTTGGGGCCTGTTGAATAGTAGGGGGATTTGTCGAGCTTTCTGCTATCCTCTGCACAATTGACCTCCCCATCCACCTTCTCCCATGGAGTCGGTCGTATCCCAACTCAAAATGGTGACTCTCGATAATCCGTAACCGTCCATCCATTCCCATCGCCCTCCAATTCATAGAAGACTTTTCCGATTCGTGAACCCTGCGCTATTTGTAAAAAACCCGGGCCGCCTAATGGGTTTGGGGCTTGACCTTTGTCCAGGCCTAGGCCGGACGACAACCTTATCCCCCCTGCCTACACATGCCTTAACCCCCTCACCCGTTTACCACGATGCTGAATCCGCTCAATCCTGCCAGGTCGATGAGTACAGTGTTCATCTTTGAGGGATGTTATGCATAAGATGGCCAGGGCTACTCTGGGGGAAGAGCAGGATAAGGCCTTGCCACAGACGTTAGATAAGCTGAACAAGGAGGTTATTCCCAAGGTGGGAATAACCAGACAAGCCCGACTTGGGTGCAAGGGCAAGAAGAGCTGTGGAATGGCTGGAAGGAACATGTCAGTGTGAGCAGGCAATCCGGACTCATCAATACGATGGCCACAATGTGACCTCTCCATTTCATCCGGAGCATTGAACCGGATACCCAAGGGATCTCTGCGAAGAAGGGAAACCGCTTCATCACCCCGTGCATTCAACCGGCTCACACTCCCAAAACCCCTTCCCTCGGATAGGTTATCTGCTATTCTTCAACTCGCCCTGTTTACCCTGGAGTCGGATTTCTCTCCATCAGCCCATTCATTTTTCCCCACGCCATTCAGAGTCAAGACCTCTTTTGCCGCCTGAAACCAGTCCGCTTGATCATTGCCATGTTGCCACCCTCGTTGTTCATACAATTCATACGCGCGCTTGGCAATTCGCTCCTGCAATTCCCATTCTGAAAGGCAACCAGAATATTCTGTTGGGAGGTGCATGGTTCCTGCACCATTCTGAGGTTCACCCGATTGGCCCAAAGAGTGTGATTTCCCTTTATTCCCGGACTTGGATTTTGTCGTGCGAACCACCATCCTGGATTTGGGAAGTCGGGAGGCCGATCCCTTTGAAGGACTCTCTTCATTGTCAGATTTTTGAGATCTCATAACTCTCCTTTATGTGTGTAGGCTTGCCATTAGTTCACCCTGAATTTCTTTTTCGCTCGCCAACGCATTCTTTGTTTAGACGGGCCGGGTCCGGATCTCTATGCTGTTGAATCCCACGGTCACATTACCCGTATGACCGCCCTTACCACCAGGGAGCGGAGTCGCTGCCTGTGCGAGCCATCCGAGGTTTCGCCTCATTCACGAGCAAGGTCCTCCCCTCATACACCTTATCATTCCAAGCTGCAATCGCTGCCTGAACCTCCTCGTTGCGGGACATCTCCACAAAGCCAAAGCCACGAGATCTCCCTGTCAATTTGTCCATAATCACCTGAGCGGACTTTACCACGCCGTGAGGAGCGAACAGCTCGCGTAATTGAGCGTCCGTCATAGCAAACGGCAGTCCACCCACAAACATTTTCAAATTCATACGATTCCTCCTAACAGGTTGCGGTTAGAGCCAATGAAATCCCATAAGGAACGAACATGAGAAAGGCCAACACCAGAGATGTGATCATGTCTGTGACTCAGATCCACCTCCGATCCACTATTCCTTGACAACCTCACAAACCTCATGAAGGGACAAGGATTCCCGTTGCTTGAAAGAGCCCGGCTTGGCGGGCACCCTTCCTTTCCAAGAGAGACCTTTTCTCCACGGACGTTCGACAAGAAAAATGACGAAGTGATTTCTGCAGCAAGAGATAGGGATTAAATGGTTTCACCAAAAAATCCTGGGCACCCTCATGAAGTAATTCCCGGAGTTTCGCTTGATTCGCCTCTTGGGACATGACAATGACCGGAACGTCGTAGCCCTGCCATCGCAGTTCATCCAGCATGGTCCACCCATTCATGACCGGCATCTCCAAATCAATCAAAATGCCATCGAATGGCATAGTACCGAGCACCGAGAGCCCTTCACGCCCATTGGAGGCAGTCACCACGTCAAATCCCAACCAGGCTATTGCATCGGCTATAATCCGCGCACTGCCTGCCTCGTCATCAACAACCAGAATCCGCTCAGACATTATCATGCCCTCCATTCAAGATTCGATTCACCGAGTTTTTTGCATTGGAGCCCATCATGCGGTGAAAAGCGGCATGAACTCCCTGCCGGACGATTTTCGCCATATTCGCTCTGCTCTCTGTCCCAAGGGTGGTAACGGCAAAACGGGCCTTCTCGTTTGTCCAATTTTTTCGCAGAATTCGACGGCAACAGCGTTACCCCGTCATGGAGTCAGCCCATCCCCTGCACTCGAACCATTATGTTCCAGCTCGGCCCTATCGTTTAATTAAAAACCGCCTGGGAACCTTTCCCCCACCAATGTCTGACGGAATGGCATGAGAATATTCTCTTGATTTTCGCTGATTATCAGGCA
The Nitrospiraceae bacterium DNA segment above includes these coding regions:
- a CDS encoding DUF2934 domain-containing protein, which produces MRSQKSDNEESPSKGSASRLPKSRMVVRTTKSKSGNKGKSHSLGQSGEPQNGAGTMHLPTEYSGCLSEWELQERIAKRAYELYEQRGWQHGNDQADWFQAAKEVLTLNGVGKNEWADGEKSDSRVNRAS
- a CDS encoding RNA-binding protein — translated: MNLKMFVGGLPFAMTDAQLRELFAPHGVVKSAQVIMDKLTGRSRGFGFVEMSRNEEVQAAIAAWNDKVYEGRTLLVNEAKPRMARTGSDSAPWW
- a CDS encoding response regulator; protein product: MSERILVVDDEAGSARIIADAIAWLGFDVVTASNGREGLSVLGTMPFDGILIDLEMPVMNGWTMLDELRWQGYDVPVIVMSQEANQAKLRELLHEGAQDFLVKPFNPYLLLQKSLRHFSCRTSVEKRSLLERKGARQAGLFQATGILVPS